A single region of the Lineus longissimus chromosome 14, tnLinLong1.2, whole genome shotgun sequence genome encodes:
- the LOC135499024 gene encoding glutamate receptor ionotropic, kainate 2-like isoform X1 translates to MLPKVLSLVLLSVFWLLWKGTSGLAPATVKFGGIGGSAEDNETFKLAVAYVNEYKLIGDTTLEYVSDIAPSIGTFESIQFACKDGGEGIMAYVGPMSSATTKGMHPVAQAHHIPHISPRATNPLLGDKDNFPYLVRLSAPDSVQSQALISLVQYFGWKKVAILSSNSDYGTNGMLEFQSRSGRSGIQVVSNQQFAITSNPKDVDARIQLKSIKQSGVRIILLNTGANHAEIIMQQANALEMAGAGWAWVVTDGSTGYATLPNAISGAPYLAGMIGTVPSFGNGALLDNFTDYIKTKHGVTKPLTAFVALIVDAVLSFAYAARDFYADSKNWPKLAGNFSCRDTPVTPWAHGKEFLSYVQKVDGDGVAGRIKFNTNVAPETPIFDIVNLKQSGWHKVGNWTQNGGLKMAAPKDIRFQGDRSIVHDYVSDLANRTLNVITIIEAPFVMYTGSEDDVNITDIQPHEIEGYCVDLLKRLSKEIGFKYRLYRVPDENYGTKDASTKQWNGMVKELVDRNADVAAAPFTINLDREKDIDFTNPYLDLGLRIAMKKDAIIEPGAFKFLEPFSWDVYLTIGIMTILVALFVSLLNKLSPYDYHGDFMQRDHDQSQTEDQAALQNRLSKSRRDVNDKPAPKILVPTFTKLLLQMRRREQKETLVFKKERKKALAKMNVANALWLSTASLLQQGGEVYPLSTSARIPTISWWMGIMILVATYTANLAAFLTAGRLTTDINSIEDLGGQKEVLYGTVASSAMYSYFDKSALTFYQDMAKFMVNKKTLWKDTDKALERVRSNGPTKYAFITDSVILDYQAVTKPCNLKSVGRLFNKFGYGFGLQKNSPYNSEISNAILQLKEAGYMEELHETWYKKRGECAVEAEETAGDNVATGTLGVNNMRGVFYIILGGLFLSLVCLVLEWIVFCSLTVDKNDPTKPKSFGQAFRIRMALLSADMREDWLPNVPYNWRRKPQENVARSAEANDVSAENHTTPARSLADKWKIHAPLAKRSTTETVQTTLSKMGSQDTLLLNQSRRQSDAMIVTSQDPCKTKETFPEDNHSEGMNGWGKFSPMSISTLYVDGESIIGMAEHPVGKPKYEMGHGSLVGLSEKSAVGDKILTAGLSGSLIGLSENTSTATAENGKTPGLFARKLRGLKVDPKLSNVDV, encoded by the exons GCGGCATAGGAGGTAGCGCAGAAGACAATGAAACCTTCAAACTCGCCGTCGCTTACGTCAATGAGTATAAACTAATTGGCGACACTACCTTGGAATATGTCAGTGATATTGCTCCTTCGATCGGGACATTTGAGAGTATACAATTTG CCTGCAAAGATGGCGGAGAAGGAATAATGGCCTATGTTGGCCCAATGTCCTCCGCGACAACGAAAGGGATGCATCCTGTTGCGCAGGCGCATCATATACCGCACATTTCGCCACGGGCCACGAATCCGCTGTTGG GTGACAAGGATAACTTCCCATACCTGGTTCGACTCTCCGCACCCGATTCGGTCCAGAGTCAGGCTCTGATCTCGTTGGTGCAGTATTTTGGGTGGAAGAAAGTTGCCATTTTGTCGTCTAACTCGGATTACG GCACAAATGGCATGCTTGAGTTCCAATCACGCTCCGGTCGAAGCGGCATACAGGTCGTGAGCAACCAACAATTTGCGATCACCAGTAACCCGAAGGACGTTGATGCAAGAATACAGTTGAAGAGTATCAAGCAATCAG GTGTTAGAATAATCCTCCTGAACACGGGAGCTAATCATGCCGAGATCATCATGCAGCAGGCTAATGCACTGGAAATGGCTGGGGCAGGATGGGCCTGGGTGGTCACTGACGGCTCCACTGGATAT GCGACTTTGCCCAATGCCATCAGTGGCGCCCCCTATCTCGCAGGAATGATAGGAACTGTCCCCTCGTTTGGAAATGGCGCCCTACTGGATAACTTTACAGACTACATCAAAACTAAACACGGCGTGACGAAACCTCTAACC GCGTTTGTAGCTCTCATTGTAGACGCAGTGTTGTCATTTGCGTACGCTGCGCGAGACTTTTACGCAGACTCCAAAAACTGGCCGAAATTGGCGGGAAATTTCAGCTGCAGAGACACACCGGTGACGCCGTGGGCACATGGCAAAGAATTCCTATCATATGTACAAAAG GTCGATGGTGACGGGGTTGCAGGCAGAATCAAATTCAACACAAACGTCGCGCCAGAAACTCCCATCTTCGACATCGTGAACCTAAAGCAATCTGGATGGCACAAAGTCGGGAATTGgacacaaaatggcggcctcaAAATGGCCGCCCCAAAGGACATCCGTTTCCAGGGTGACAGATCAATAGTTCATGACTACGTCAGCGATTTGGCTAACCGGACGTTGAATGTCATCACTATTATTGAGGCACCGTTTGTGATGTACACTGGGTCCGAAGATGATGTCAATATTACGGACATCCAACCTCATGAAATTGAAG GATATTGTGTAGATCTACTAAAACGACTGTCCAAAGAAATCGGCTTCAAGTACAGACTTTACAGAGTCCCGGATGAGAACTATGGAACTAAAGATGCCTCCACCAAACAGTGGAACGGGATGGTGAAAGAATTAGTTGATAGA AATGCGGATGTGGCCGCAGCCCCGTTCACCATCAACTTAGACAGGGAGAAAGACATAGATTTCACCAACCCATACCTCGACCTGGGGCTGAGGATTGCTATGAAG aaagatGCCATCATTGAACCTGGAGCATTCAAGTTCCTCGAACCGTTCTCCTGGGATGTTTATCTTACAATCGGCATCATGACTATTTTAGTAGCGCTGTTTGTGTCTTTGCTCAACAAACTTAGCCCCTACGACTACCATGGTGATTTTATGCAGCGTGACCACGACCAGAGTCAGACAGA GGACCAAGCAGCACTACAAAACAGACTCAGCAAATCAAGACGTGACGTCAACGACAAACCAGCTCCGAAAATACTTGTTCCAACATTCACCAAATTGCTACTGCAGATGAGGCGCCGGGAACAAAAAGAAACTCTTGTTTTCAAGAAGGAACGAAAGAAGGCGCTCGCCAAGATGAATGTGGCAAACGCCCTCTGGTTGTCGACGGCGTCACTATTGCAGCAGGGCGGGGAGGTCTACCCTTTGAGTACTTCAG CGCGAATCCCTACAATTTCCTGGTGGATGGGAATCATGATCTTAGTGGCGACCTACACGGCCAACCTGGCGGCCTTTCTGACGGCAGGGCGGCTTACCACCGATATAAACTCGATTGAAGATTTGGGTGGGCAGAAAGAGGTCCTTTACG GTACGGTGGCGAGTTCTGCGATGTATTCCTATTTCGATAAGTCGGCATTGACCTTCTATCAGGACATGGCAAAGTTCATGGTCAACAAGAAAACGCTCTGGAAGGACACGGACAAGGCGCTGGAAAGG GTTCGCAGCAACGGACCAACAAAATACGCCTTCATAACGGACAGCGTCATACTCGACTACCAAGCTGTCACAAAGCCGTGCAATTTGAAAAGTGTGGGGCGACTCTTCAACAAGTTCGGCTACGGCTTCGGATTGCAGAAGAACTCGCCTTACAACAGCGAGATCTCCAATGCGATACTGCAACTGAAGGAGGCTGGTTATATGGAGGAACTGCACGAAACGTG GTATAAGAAGCGAGGAGAATGCGCTGTGGAGGCAGAAGAAACAGCGGGCGACAATGTGGCCACTGGAACGCTCGGCGTCAATAACATGAGAG GCGTCTTCTACATCATCCTAGGCGGCCTCTTTTTGAGTTTAGTCTGCCTCGTTCTCGAATGGATTGTCTTCTGCTCATTAACGGTTGACAAGAATGATCCAAcg AAGCCGAAGTCCTTCGGACAAGCCTTCAGGATACGTATGGCTTTACTCTCAGCCGACATGCGCGAAGACTGGCTGCCAAATGTGCCCTACAACTGGCGACGTAAACCGCAAGAAAACGTTGCGAGGAGCGCAGAAGCCAATGACGTCAGCGCGGAGAATCACACAACGCCAGCGCGCAGTCTTGCAGATAAGTGGAAGATACACGCACCTTTGGCTAAACGGAGTACGActgaaacagttcaaacaaCCCTGTCCAAAATGGGAAGCCAGGATACATTGTTGTTAAACCAAAGCAGACGGCAAAGTgacgccatgattgtgacgtcACAAGATCCGTGCAAAACTAAGGAGACCTTCCCGGAGGACAATCATTCTGAGGGAATGAATGGGTGGGGTAAATTCAGCCCGATGTCGATCAGTACCCTCTATGTGGATGGCGAGTCTATAATCGGGATGGCGGAACATCCGGTGGGTAAGCCTAAATATGAAATGGGACACGGGTCATTGGTCGGGCTGTCGGAGAAATCGGCGGTTGGTGATAAAATACTGACGGCGGGACTCAGCGGATCATTGATTGGGCTGTCAGAGAATACAAGCACGGCAACGGCAGAAAACGG
- the LOC135499024 gene encoding glutamate receptor ionotropic, kainate 2-like isoform X2 — MLPKVLSLVLLSVFWLLWKGTSGLAPATVKFGGIGGSAEDNETFKLAVAYVNEYKLIGDTTLEYVSDIAPSIGTFESIQFACKDGGEGIMAYVGPMSSATTKGMHPVAQAHHIPHISPRATNPLLGDKDNFPYLVRLSAPDSVQSQALISLVQYFGWKKVAILSSNSDYGVRIILLNTGANHAEIIMQQANALEMAGAGWAWVVTDGSTGYATLPNAISGAPYLAGMIGTVPSFGNGALLDNFTDYIKTKHGVTKPLTAFVALIVDAVLSFAYAARDFYADSKNWPKLAGNFSCRDTPVTPWAHGKEFLSYVQKVDGDGVAGRIKFNTNVAPETPIFDIVNLKQSGWHKVGNWTQNGGLKMAAPKDIRFQGDRSIVHDYVSDLANRTLNVITIIEAPFVMYTGSEDDVNITDIQPHEIEGYCVDLLKRLSKEIGFKYRLYRVPDENYGTKDASTKQWNGMVKELVDRNADVAAAPFTINLDREKDIDFTNPYLDLGLRIAMKKDAIIEPGAFKFLEPFSWDVYLTIGIMTILVALFVSLLNKLSPYDYHGDFMQRDHDQSQTEDQAALQNRLSKSRRDVNDKPAPKILVPTFTKLLLQMRRREQKETLVFKKERKKALAKMNVANALWLSTASLLQQGGEVYPLSTSARIPTISWWMGIMILVATYTANLAAFLTAGRLTTDINSIEDLGGQKEVLYGTVASSAMYSYFDKSALTFYQDMAKFMVNKKTLWKDTDKALERVRSNGPTKYAFITDSVILDYQAVTKPCNLKSVGRLFNKFGYGFGLQKNSPYNSEISNAILQLKEAGYMEELHETWYKKRGECAVEAEETAGDNVATGTLGVNNMRGVFYIILGGLFLSLVCLVLEWIVFCSLTVDKNDPTKPKSFGQAFRIRMALLSADMREDWLPNVPYNWRRKPQENVARSAEANDVSAENHTTPARSLADKWKIHAPLAKRSTTETVQTTLSKMGSQDTLLLNQSRRQSDAMIVTSQDPCKTKETFPEDNHSEGMNGWGKFSPMSISTLYVDGESIIGMAEHPVGKPKYEMGHGSLVGLSEKSAVGDKILTAGLSGSLIGLSENTSTATAENGKTPGLFARKLRGLKVDPKLSNVDV; from the exons GCGGCATAGGAGGTAGCGCAGAAGACAATGAAACCTTCAAACTCGCCGTCGCTTACGTCAATGAGTATAAACTAATTGGCGACACTACCTTGGAATATGTCAGTGATATTGCTCCTTCGATCGGGACATTTGAGAGTATACAATTTG CCTGCAAAGATGGCGGAGAAGGAATAATGGCCTATGTTGGCCCAATGTCCTCCGCGACAACGAAAGGGATGCATCCTGTTGCGCAGGCGCATCATATACCGCACATTTCGCCACGGGCCACGAATCCGCTGTTGG GTGACAAGGATAACTTCCCATACCTGGTTCGACTCTCCGCACCCGATTCGGTCCAGAGTCAGGCTCTGATCTCGTTGGTGCAGTATTTTGGGTGGAAGAAAGTTGCCATTTTGTCGTCTAACTCGGATTACG GTGTTAGAATAATCCTCCTGAACACGGGAGCTAATCATGCCGAGATCATCATGCAGCAGGCTAATGCACTGGAAATGGCTGGGGCAGGATGGGCCTGGGTGGTCACTGACGGCTCCACTGGATAT GCGACTTTGCCCAATGCCATCAGTGGCGCCCCCTATCTCGCAGGAATGATAGGAACTGTCCCCTCGTTTGGAAATGGCGCCCTACTGGATAACTTTACAGACTACATCAAAACTAAACACGGCGTGACGAAACCTCTAACC GCGTTTGTAGCTCTCATTGTAGACGCAGTGTTGTCATTTGCGTACGCTGCGCGAGACTTTTACGCAGACTCCAAAAACTGGCCGAAATTGGCGGGAAATTTCAGCTGCAGAGACACACCGGTGACGCCGTGGGCACATGGCAAAGAATTCCTATCATATGTACAAAAG GTCGATGGTGACGGGGTTGCAGGCAGAATCAAATTCAACACAAACGTCGCGCCAGAAACTCCCATCTTCGACATCGTGAACCTAAAGCAATCTGGATGGCACAAAGTCGGGAATTGgacacaaaatggcggcctcaAAATGGCCGCCCCAAAGGACATCCGTTTCCAGGGTGACAGATCAATAGTTCATGACTACGTCAGCGATTTGGCTAACCGGACGTTGAATGTCATCACTATTATTGAGGCACCGTTTGTGATGTACACTGGGTCCGAAGATGATGTCAATATTACGGACATCCAACCTCATGAAATTGAAG GATATTGTGTAGATCTACTAAAACGACTGTCCAAAGAAATCGGCTTCAAGTACAGACTTTACAGAGTCCCGGATGAGAACTATGGAACTAAAGATGCCTCCACCAAACAGTGGAACGGGATGGTGAAAGAATTAGTTGATAGA AATGCGGATGTGGCCGCAGCCCCGTTCACCATCAACTTAGACAGGGAGAAAGACATAGATTTCACCAACCCATACCTCGACCTGGGGCTGAGGATTGCTATGAAG aaagatGCCATCATTGAACCTGGAGCATTCAAGTTCCTCGAACCGTTCTCCTGGGATGTTTATCTTACAATCGGCATCATGACTATTTTAGTAGCGCTGTTTGTGTCTTTGCTCAACAAACTTAGCCCCTACGACTACCATGGTGATTTTATGCAGCGTGACCACGACCAGAGTCAGACAGA GGACCAAGCAGCACTACAAAACAGACTCAGCAAATCAAGACGTGACGTCAACGACAAACCAGCTCCGAAAATACTTGTTCCAACATTCACCAAATTGCTACTGCAGATGAGGCGCCGGGAACAAAAAGAAACTCTTGTTTTCAAGAAGGAACGAAAGAAGGCGCTCGCCAAGATGAATGTGGCAAACGCCCTCTGGTTGTCGACGGCGTCACTATTGCAGCAGGGCGGGGAGGTCTACCCTTTGAGTACTTCAG CGCGAATCCCTACAATTTCCTGGTGGATGGGAATCATGATCTTAGTGGCGACCTACACGGCCAACCTGGCGGCCTTTCTGACGGCAGGGCGGCTTACCACCGATATAAACTCGATTGAAGATTTGGGTGGGCAGAAAGAGGTCCTTTACG GTACGGTGGCGAGTTCTGCGATGTATTCCTATTTCGATAAGTCGGCATTGACCTTCTATCAGGACATGGCAAAGTTCATGGTCAACAAGAAAACGCTCTGGAAGGACACGGACAAGGCGCTGGAAAGG GTTCGCAGCAACGGACCAACAAAATACGCCTTCATAACGGACAGCGTCATACTCGACTACCAAGCTGTCACAAAGCCGTGCAATTTGAAAAGTGTGGGGCGACTCTTCAACAAGTTCGGCTACGGCTTCGGATTGCAGAAGAACTCGCCTTACAACAGCGAGATCTCCAATGCGATACTGCAACTGAAGGAGGCTGGTTATATGGAGGAACTGCACGAAACGTG GTATAAGAAGCGAGGAGAATGCGCTGTGGAGGCAGAAGAAACAGCGGGCGACAATGTGGCCACTGGAACGCTCGGCGTCAATAACATGAGAG GCGTCTTCTACATCATCCTAGGCGGCCTCTTTTTGAGTTTAGTCTGCCTCGTTCTCGAATGGATTGTCTTCTGCTCATTAACGGTTGACAAGAATGATCCAAcg AAGCCGAAGTCCTTCGGACAAGCCTTCAGGATACGTATGGCTTTACTCTCAGCCGACATGCGCGAAGACTGGCTGCCAAATGTGCCCTACAACTGGCGACGTAAACCGCAAGAAAACGTTGCGAGGAGCGCAGAAGCCAATGACGTCAGCGCGGAGAATCACACAACGCCAGCGCGCAGTCTTGCAGATAAGTGGAAGATACACGCACCTTTGGCTAAACGGAGTACGActgaaacagttcaaacaaCCCTGTCCAAAATGGGAAGCCAGGATACATTGTTGTTAAACCAAAGCAGACGGCAAAGTgacgccatgattgtgacgtcACAAGATCCGTGCAAAACTAAGGAGACCTTCCCGGAGGACAATCATTCTGAGGGAATGAATGGGTGGGGTAAATTCAGCCCGATGTCGATCAGTACCCTCTATGTGGATGGCGAGTCTATAATCGGGATGGCGGAACATCCGGTGGGTAAGCCTAAATATGAAATGGGACACGGGTCATTGGTCGGGCTGTCGGAGAAATCGGCGGTTGGTGATAAAATACTGACGGCGGGACTCAGCGGATCATTGATTGGGCTGTCAGAGAATACAAGCACGGCAACGGCAGAAAACGG